AGATAGCGAACTACTCCGGGCGAAATTCGAAGAGTGGGCGCGGAAGAGAAGGGCAGAGGACAAGGCCAAGGAGGATGAGTGGAATCGGCTCCGCAGGGCCGAGCAAAGGGCCCGGTCTATCCAAATAGACGAAGCGTCTGGCCACTGGATATTCCCGCCAGATTCCCACGCCAAATGGCTCTACGCCGCCGCATCAAGCAATGTCGGCTCCTACATGCAGGACAAGGAGCGCCAACATTATGGGCTCCAGCATCTCGGGGGAGGAAGATACGGATGGATCGGTAAACCGGGCGACAAGGTGCCGTGGGAGGTGCGAAAGTTCCTGAAACAGCCGCTCGTTCCTCAAGAACTCCCGCCGGAGGTAGAGATCGATGAGGATGGGATTGTCCAAGACCCGTCTAAACAGCCCAAGATGATTTCCCCGGGAGTTCCGGAGGCAGAGGTTATCCTGGAAAAGAACGTGCGATCTTGTTGTATTTGCGGGGCTCCTGTGGACCGGGTGATCATCGGCCCCGGTGAAGCAATCGCGGGGCGAAAGGCTGAGCGATGTTCCGCCAACAAAAATCACCCGACCACCATGCTCTGATCGAGGCTTTTATGGCTCACTTCATTGATCCGTGAGGTCGCTGAACGACCACCTTGATCGAACGGCCAAGCAGCTCGCACTTTCCGCACGAAACTATCGATTCCACGGCAACGTCTTCGAGTGTATCTTCCAAGTAGGCCGTAAGCAGTTTGATTGAATCCTCCTCAGGTAACACGGCGATGAGACGCCCAATGAGCTTGGGTGTTGACGAGGTATTACCCTGCCAAAGTTGGTTCAGAACTCCGCGGTTGTTGCCGCTAGCAGCCGCAAGGCGGGATTGATTCCAGGTGGCGGTGTCCAAGGAGCGCAGCACTGCGCCAACACGGGGACTAGTCCCACGCGACTTCTTTGGGGGTGTTGAAGAATTCATCACAATTGCTTGACCGGGGGTGGCAATGTTGGAAATTTCAACACTGTCAAAATCAACCTCCCGCGACGCAAATGAATATTACCGATTTTACCCGTTCACTGAACAGTCACCGCACAGCCCAAGCTTTTCTGGGTGTCGCGGCTGATCAAGAACTGACCGCTTCGATTAAACCGAACGCAAATATTCGCCTCATTGCGAAGGACTGTCGGACCGCGGGCCAAGATCTTCATGGGCTGCTCAAGCGCATGGCTGATGATCGGTCGCTTGAACCACACGAGTCCGCCTATTTTGGGTGGATCTCGAAAACCCGCTCCTTGCTGCGAAAACTAGGGGTGGGGGAGATCCAGATGAATGTCCCGCTGGCCGGCAGCTGGATGGGGACTGCGTTGACAGGCGCATGCGATCTGCTCGTGCATGGCGGTCCGAAAGCGATCGGGGTGGTGGAGATCAAAACCATCCTTCGTGGTGAACAGACGCACCCTCGCTCTCGTGATCTGGTGCAACTGGCGAGTTACACGAGTTTGGCTGAACAAGAGTTCGGAGTGTCCGCATGGGCGTCATTGGCCTACTGTCACTTTGAGACCCGAACCGTTCGGATTTTCGTTTTCCGCCGAAGTGACCGGCTACTCGCTCCGATACAGCGCCAACTGGAAATTGCGGCATAGGAGAGTCTGAAATGACCTACGATCTTAACGGGCTTTCAGAAGCATTTGATCACGCCAAATGGCGCGCCCGGGAATTCATTTTGGCTTACAACCGTTGTCTTCCCAGCGAGTCTTGCCCGCACTGCGCGCAATGTGCTCATGTCCCAGGCTTGCCGTGCCCCGAATGTGGTTACGAACACCCGATGTCTTTCCTCATCCTCCTCGATGGCGAGTATGGCTATGAGGCGGTGGAAATTCGCAACCGCCGGCAGGTCGTCGCAACGTTCGAAGTCGGCTCCGAATGGAGATAGCATCCGATCAGGGCGGACTATGCTACTTCAAGTATTTGCTCGATAGCGCTCGCCAGATTGCTCGCTGATGCTCCTTCCATGAACTCTTCCCAAAGATTTCGTGAACTACCATCGAGCAATCGCCCGTCGCCACTGATTGCGATGGCACCCTGAGTCCTCCATTGAGCGTCGATCTCGAAGTAACCAGGGTGTTGACGCATGTCTGCGAGGGGATCGCGCTGCCGACACCATTCCTGGTCCCAGTCCCCGTTCCAAATAGTCATGTCCTGGTGACTACGGCGAAGTGCTAGGATGGTCATGACCTCAAAAAGAAGAACGTAAGAGTCTGACCACCGATGATGGCGGCAACCGGCGTGTGATTTCTCGGGGCGGAGCGGGAGTTCGAAATGCCTGAGAGCAAGTTGTATCAGCTCAGGGGTTGATGTCCCGGAAGCGCACAGGGTTTCCAGATCAACGTCGTGTCCGCCAGGAATGTTCTTGATCCAGTTTTCAACGTTTCCGGCGATGGTGAACCGCCCGAAAGTTTGTGGTGGGTCGGCGTCGGAACAGCTGAGTTCGGCGAGCGCGATTCCATAGTAACCCAGTCCCTCCCGCTGGATAACCACAGGCTTGATTCCATGGGATCTGTAATACCGACGACAGACTTGAAGTGCCAAATACCACGCCAATCCCCATTGGGTTTTTTTACGGCCAGCTTGGCGCCATTTTTCAAATTCGATATCGGCCGTCATCTGGGCAAAGTCTCTTGGAGTGGCGGTAATGGGCAGGCATAGCCCATGGAGGGGTAGATTGTTTCTAGCTAGGACTTTACAACGCCGCTGTCGCTCTGTTGTGTCGCAGCCGTTTTCGACGATTTCTGGCCGAGCGTCGACATTCATCTACTCCAGTTCCGATGCAGCACGCCTCACTGCCAGAAACCTTATCCCCGGATGGTGCACCACCGTCTCGTCGTCATGGATAGTGTCTTCAAATTTCGCGATGAGTTGATCGGGAGCTATGAAAGCTTTTCGCGTAGTTTTACGCGGATTCAAGCCGAGGATATCCGTGAACACGTCGAAGCTGAGTATCAGCGGAAGCGGTATTGGCCTGAGCCGCTCATTCAGATCAACCCCAACTACCTGCGGGCGCGAAACGTTGATCAACTGGTGGAGGAAGGAAGTCTCCATCCAACCTGTAAGACGATTTTTCGCTTCAAGACGGACACGGGCGAGCAACCGCTGCGTTTATTCCAACATCAGCAGGAGGCGCTTTCCAAGGCCGCCGGTTCGTCGAGCCAGAGCTACGTAGTCACGACCGGCACTGGATCCGGTAAGTCTCTTTCTTTCTTCATCCCCATCATAGATCGGATTCTGAAAGCAAAGGACGCCGATTCGACTCCTCGAACGAGAGCGATCATCATCTACCCGATGAATGCGCTGGCAAATAGCCAGTTGGAGGAGGTTCGAAAATTCCTCGGAAACCTCGCCCCAGCAGATTCATCAATTCGAGTCGATCGCTACACTGGTCAGGAAGACGACAAGATCAGGAAAGAGATCGCGGCCAATCCGCCAGACATTCTGCTCACCAACTTCATGATGTTGGAGTTGATCCTGACGCGGTATGAGGAAACCGATCGACTCGTTGTGGATCACTGTCGCGGGCTCGAATACTTGGTGCTCGACGAACTTCATACCTATCGCGGCCGTCAAGGAGCAGACGTTGCGATGTTGGTGCGACGGCTCAGGGAGCGCTTCCATTCCAAAAATCTGATTTGCATCGGCACATCTGCGACAATGTCGAGCACAGGATCGCAACAAGATCGAAAACGCACTGTTGCGGAGGTAGCTTCGAAACTTTTCGGACAAAACATCCCCCCGGAGAACGTGATTGGCGAAACCCTGGAGCGGGTGACGAATCCAAAACTGGGGTTGGATGCGATAAAGCCGCTGTTAAAAGCGAGTCTTTCGCGGAAGGAGTTCGCTTGGCCAACGTTTCAGGCCTTTAGAGATGATCCCGTGTCGGTCTGGGTCGAACTCAAGTTGGGTATCCATTTCCCTAGTGAAGGAAGCCCCGAGCGGGCGAAGCCGATATCGCTCACCGATGCCGCTTCGGAACTAGCGATCGACGCAGGTATCGAGTCTGAAATGGCGCACGAAGCCTTGGAGCGTTTTCTGGTGGCCGCACAGTCAGAGCAGGGACCGGATGGGCGCGCACCGTTTGCCTTTAAACTGCACCAGTTCATCAGTGGTCCCGGTAAGGTTCACTGCACCTTGGAGCCTGAGGGGAAGAGATTGGTCACACTCGATGCACAGCGCTTCGCGCCTAGCCGCCAAGACGAGGCCATATTTCTTTTCCCAACGCATTTCTGTCGTGAGTGTGGCCAAGAATACCATCCGGTTTGGGAGGACACCAAATCTAGCCCGAACTACACCCCCCGTGAGATTGACGACGTGGGAGGAGAGGACCGTGAAGATCGATCTGGATTCCTTGCCGCCTGTCGGGGTGAACAGAACTTCAAGGGAGAGATCACTGACTATCCAGACACTTGGCTCGATTACAGTAAGGATGAGCCGAAGCTTAAGCCTACCTACCGCGCATGTAAGGTGACTGCAGTTAAGGTGGGGGCCAACGGCTGTCTGGGCCAAGGGCAGGATTACTGGTTTATTCCAGGCAAATTCCGCTTCTGCCTAAACTGTAGCCAAGTCCACGAAGCGTATGGTCGGGATATCAATCGCCTTTCCGGTCTGTCGGGTGAGGGGCGTTCATCGGCCACCACGATCATTACTTTGACAGTTCTGCGGCAGTTATACGCGCAGGAGTTCCCGAAGGATTTTGGAGGAAACGATCCCCGCAAGCTCCTTGGATTCTCGGACAATCGTCAGGATGCCGCACTACAGGCCGGACATTTCAACGACTTCGTTTACCTTTTGATCATTCGGGCTGGGTTACTTGGCGCACTGAGAAACAACGATGGGGTTCTGGACGAAGAGCAGCTTCCGGATGCGGTTTTCGAAGCGCTCGGTTTCGGCGACAATGACCCTGGTGTTCTGGCGGAGTATTTGCGCGATCCGACGATACTCGGGCTAGGCCTAAAAACCGCTCAAAAGGCCATCCGATACGTGATCGGTTACCGATTAATCCGGGATCTCCGCAAAGGTTGGAGATTCAATAATCCGAATCTCCACCAGCTCAAACTAATCGAGTTGGGTTATGATTCCCTCGATGAATTTTGCGCCCATCAAGCGTCGTTTGAATCGAACAATATTTTGGCGCGATTGACTCCAGACGAGCGCCATGAATTGGCCAAGCTGGTGTTCGATGAGATGGTGAAGAACCTCTGTGTTGAAACACGCTTCCTCGATGGTGCTGAGCATGAACGGATGGCGAATCCCGTGGGACAATACCTAACCGAACGATGGGCGTTTGGTTGGGATGAGCGCCTGGATACGACACGCTATCTCATCCTCGACAAAAGACCAGACGGGAAAGGCAAAGGCCGGAAGCGGTTGGACTTGATCGGGGGCGGCACCAACTCGCGTTTAGTTCGACTAATCAAGTATGCGAAGTTCTGGGACCGGTCATCGTTCGGGAAACCGACCGCACCGTTTAGCAACCAGGAGTTGGTCGAAATGTGTCAGGCCTTTCTCAAAGCGGCAGCGACGCACGGATACGTGCAAAGCCACGGACTCGACAACAACAAGCTCGTTGGCTGGACGCTGAAATCGTCGGCCCTCCAATGGGTGATGAAGGGGGACGATGCCGACGCGGTGACAGGCTCTCAAAACCGCTTTTTTCGAGAACTCTATCTTACCGTTTCGGAGATCCTGACGAGCAAGTCACACCAGTTGTTCGATTTTCGTGCCCACGAGCATACCGCCCAAGTGGATGCGGAGAAACGGAAGTCGATTGAGCAGTTGTTCAGACGCAGTGAGCGAGATGTCGCAGATTGGAAGTCGGTCGAAGGTAACACAGGGCCAATGCCGCGACTTCCCGTCCTGTTTTGCTCACCGACCATGGAACTCGGCGTCGATATATCTTCGCTCAACACCGTCTATCTGCGGAACATGCCGCCAACTCCGGCAAACTACGCTCAACGCAGCGGACGTGCGGGACGGTCGGGCCAAGCCGCGTTAGTTGTGACCTATTGTGCAGCGATGAGTCCGCACGACCAGTGGTTCTTCAACCATCAGAGCGACATGGTCCATGGCGTCGTGAAAGCCCCGACACTGGAACTTGCGAATCGCGACCTAGTTGAAAGCCACCTCCACGCGGTGTGGCTTGCGACAGTCGAGTATCAGTTAGCGACCAGCATTGCGCCGATGCTGGACTTGGACTCGCCCCTCAAACCTCTCCTGCAAGATATCCAATCCCGACTTGAAAAGCCGGAGGTAACAGCTCGCGCCCTGGCGCAAGCGAGAGAGGTTCTCTTTCACGTTAAAGACGAGCTAAACGCTCATAACGCCTCGTGGTTTACCGACGATTTCGTTGAACAAACCATTCGGAAGAGCGCCCAAACATTTGATGAGGCATTTAGCCGGTGGCGCACGCTCTACGATGGAGTTCAGAAGCAAATGGAGGCCGCGGACAAAGTGGTGCGTAGCCCGGCGACCAGTGCTCGTGACCGTGAGAATGCCAACCGTCGCTATCAGGACGCGAAGAACCAACTCACGCTTTTGCTCAAGAGCGACGGTAGTTCGTTGAACAACGATTTCTACACGTTCCGCTATCTTGCGAGCCAAGGGTTTCTTCCTGGCTACAATTTCCCCCGACTCCCATTGATGGCTTGGATTCCAGCCACTGGAAGAAAGGCGAACGGGAAAGATGATCGTGGTAGTATGGTTAGTCGACCGCGCTTCCTCGCTCTAGCGGAGTTTGGGCCTCGCAGCCTCATTTACCACGAAGGGAAAATGTTCCGCGTCGATCGCACGAAACTCAATATCCAGAGTTCCGATTCGATCTCAGCCAATTCTGAACTAGCCACGGTGAATGCGCTGGTTTGCACCCGTTGCGGTCATGGTCACCTTGGCAATAACGAACAACCGATGCCGTCCGAAAGCACCTGTGACCATTGTGGGCAGGCATTGACCGATGATGGGCTCGTAAAAGGGCTCTTCCGTATCGAGACAGTTGAGACAAAGGTGCAGGAGCGAATTTCCGTCAACGAGGAGGAAAGACAGCGCCAGGGCTTCGAACTCCAGACCACTTATCGCTTCTTGCCCGGTCCCAATGGGGTCCCGGAGGTTAACTATTCCGAAGTTGAGACGGGCGGGGAATCGATCGCTAAGCTCACCTATTCACCGTCCGCTAGGATTTGGCGCATCAACAAGGGTTGGCGTAGGCGGAAGAACAAAAAACAGCTGGGCTTTGCGATTAACCCTATCACGGGTCAATGGAGCAAGCTGGACGATCCGGACACCGACAATGTCGAGGAGAACCCAGATGCCACCGGCGTAGTCAATCAACCAGCACAGCTCGTCGTTCCCTATGTTGAGGACCATCGAAATATCCTCATTTTCTCACCTGAAAAGGTGCTCAGCGAAGCCGCGATGGCGACCCTCCAAGCAGCGCTGAAACGTGGGATTACACAGACCTTTCAGATCGAAGACTCTGAACTTGTAGTCGAGCCTTTACCAGATCGGTCAAACCGACGGAGCATCCTATTCTACGAGGCTGCTGAAGGTGGGGCAGGGGTGCTCAGTCGAATAGCGTCGCCGGACTATCGGGATCAATTGGCTATTGTGGCTCGCACGGCGTTGTCGGTCCTGCATTTCGACCTTCCAGAAACCGGAGTCCTGTCGAGCGACGATCTACCGAAATGCGAGGTATTGACCGAAGCCGGCGAACGAATCTGCGAAGCAGGCTGCTACCAGTGCCTCCTGTCCTACTACAATCAGCCTGATCACGAGCTAATCAACCGACGTGATCCCAGTATCCAGCAACTGTTGGTTCAATTGGCCAATGGAGTGGTTATGCCCAGCACGGTTCCTCTTCCCAAGTCAACCGTCGGTCCCTTGGGGGCGTGGCTTTCGGCCCTCCGCGAAGCGGGTCTTCGGTTGCCGGATGAAACCGAGAAGTCCATCGCCGATGGTCGTGCAGTTGCCGACGCCGTTTATAAATCATCTCGCGCTCTCGTTTTCCTGAACCAACCGGCGGATGAAATCTCAGCGTATGCGAGAGATCGAGGATTCGAGGTCATTGTTTTCCCCACACCGCAGGACGAATGGCCTACGGTTTTTGCTCAACACCCGGCCGTATTTGGCTCCCCCTCGGCCCGCGCATGAGTTTCGCGACTGCCACTGAGTTTTCACCAGGAACCCTCCTGCGCGCCCGTGGGCGCGAGTGGGTCGTTCAGCCTGGGTCGAATGTCGATCTATTGCACCTTCGCCCGTTAGGTGGATCGGATGAAGATATCACAACGCTGATCCCCGAACTTGAGTTTGAGGCTCCGGAGCCAGCCACCTTTCCGGAACCCGATCCAACGAAACGTGGCAACCATACTGCCGCACTCCTCCTTCGTGATGCTCTTCAACTCAAGCTGCGATCGGGTGCTGGTCCTTTCCGGTCTTTCGCCAATATCGCAGTCGAACCCAGGGCTTATCAGCTGGTGCCGCTGCTGATGGCTTTGCGGCAACCTACGGTTAGGTTGCTGATCGCTGACGACGTGGGCATCGGCAAAACGATTGAGGCCGGTCTCATTGTTCGCGAACTCCATGATCGCGGTGAGATTACTCGATTCGCGGTGCTGTGCCCGCCTCATCTCGTCGAGCAGTGGCAAGCCGAGCTAAATCGCCATTTTCATTTTCACGCTGTTGCACTTACTGCCTCCAGCGTCACCCGCTTGGAAAAGTCGCTACCACATGGTGTGTCACTCTTTGAGCAGCACCCGGTCGTGGTGGTGAGTCTCGACTACATCAAGAGCGACCGTCACCGGGCTCATTTTCTATCCATTGCTCCAGAGTGCATCGTGGTTGATGAGGCCCACACGTGTGCGGCGGCTGGCAAGGGCAAGCAATTGCGCTTCGAGTTGCTTCAGCAGCTCACGGAGCAACCCGATCGTCACCTGATTTTACTTACGGCTACGCCACACTCTGGTGACGATGCCGCTTTCCATAATCTTCTCTCTCTGCTTCGTCCCGATTTTGCTGAACTTGCCGAGGCCGATGAAACAACCCGCCGATCCTTACGCGAAGAACTTGCCCGTTACTTTGTGCAGCGACGGCGCAAGGATATCGAGGACAAGGAATGGCAGGATGGGAGTGTTTTCCCACGTCGTCTCACTGCTGAAATCACCTATCGGTTGACCGGTGCGTGGGGTGAGTTCTTCGATGCAGTTCAGGATTATTGTGTGCAGCTGGCCAATAGGGCGGAAGCTAGTGACTCCTCGGGTCGCCACATGATCTGGTATGCGACGCTTGCTCTGCTTCGTTGCGTGTCGTCTTCGCCCGCTTCGGCCGAGCGCGCCCTCACGACCCGCTTGTCAGGAACACAAGAGGAAATGGAGGCACTGGCGGATGAAGAACGGGTGCAAGATGGAGACAGTTCTGAGCTGTCCGTTAACGATCTGGAGCCGGCTGCGGCGCTCGACACGGACGGAACGCTCAAGGGGCTGATTGAGCGGGCTCGCCAACTCTCTGGGCAAAGGGGCGATCCCAAACTCAAAGCCCTTGTCGGTCACTTGAAAGAGCTGATGGAGAAGGGCTCTCGACCGGTTGTTTTCTGCCGTTACATCGCGACCGCTGGCTACGTGGCCGATGAACTTCGGAAGCATTTCAAGAATGCTACCGTCGACGCGGTGACAGGTGAATTTACCTCCGAGGAACGCGAGGAGCGGGTAGGGCACTTGGCGGAAGCGGATAATCCCATCCTAGTGGCCACCGATTGCCTCTCCGAGGGTATCAACCTCCAACACGGTTTCAATGCGGTGATTCATTACGACCTCGCGTGGAATCCCACTCGTCACGAGCAGCGCGAAGGTCGCGTCGACCGCTTCGGCCAAAAGTCCCAGGACGTCCACTGCACAATGCTTTACGGGCAGGACAATCCCGTGGATGGCTTTGTTCTCAACGTCATCCTCCGTAAAGCCGAGACCATTCGGGAGAAGCTCGGCGTCATGGTGCCGCTTCCTTCCGACCAGCAGCGCATCAGCCAAGCCTTGATCAAGGCTACCCTGCTGCGGGGTCGCCAAGCTGAGCTGAATTCCCAGCAATTGGACTTGGGTCTGGAAGCCCAGATCGAGGCCGAGCTAAAGCCTCTCACGACGGCTTGGGAAGACGCCATGGAGAAAGCCAAGGCCAACCGCACCGTCTTCGCCCAACGTCGGATCAAGCCCGAGGATGTGCTTCCTGAGTGGCGTCGCCAGCTCGATCTCATTGGCAACGAGCACGCGATTGCTCGGTTTGTGGCCAACGCCTGCGCCCGTCTCGGTTCCGCCCTCGAACCCTCGCGAGGTATATGGCGTTTTGTTCCGGGGAACCTGCCCGGAACCCTACGTGAGCGCCTGGCTGAGGAGCGACTCGATAAGAGCCACACCATCGACTTCCATTACCCACCCGCTCAAGGCGCGCTGTTCATCCATCGCACCCATCCGCTGGTATCGATTCTCGCGGATTCGCTGCTTGAAGGCGCATTGCAGGATGAAACGCCACTCGCCGCCCGCTGTGCGGTGACGGTCACGCCCGACGTGCCGATCGTCACCACGCTTTTCCTGCTCCGGCTGCGTTACCAGCTCATCCACCAAAAGCGCGATTCCTTCCGCACGCTCATGGCCGAGGAAGCCGTCGCGCTCGCTTGCGAAGGCCGGGAGTCACCCACTTGGCTCGATGATGCCTCGGTGCTTCGACTCATCGAAGTCAAACCCGCCGGCAACCTCGGCTCCGATGCCTCGACGCGAGAGATTTCCCACGCGCTTGGGCTGCTTCGATCCAACACCGCCCGCCTCGAAACCATCGCCAAAGAAAGAGCCGATGCGCTCTTGCAGGATCATCGCCGAGTTCGTGAAGCCGCCCGCGACCAAGGGAGCTACTCCGTGACCGCCTGCCTCCCCGTCGACGTTATTGGCGTCTACGTTCTCCTTCCAGATAATCTCTAAGGGTCAACCGGATCTTAGACTGATGATTCACGTGATTCACCATCTCAAATTTACCGAGACAGCTATTACCCAACGATGGAGGAAGGAAGGAACCTTTTGGAAGAAGGTGAATGGGTTTTCTCACCCACTGACTTCCAAGAGGATCGGGAAAGTATACGTTTTCTCAGACACGGAGTGGCCCTTCTACGTTGGGAAAGCTTGTCAAAGTATAGGAACTCGTTTGGGCGCCGCCTTTCGTGCAACACCCGCCAAGCGTATAAACGGTTTCGCCGGATACCGGTTCAAACGAGATTTGGACCAAGCTTTCTTACACGTCTTTATGGGGTCGGAGGATTCCCCTTGGTCGGACATGGATGCGGAATGCATCGAGGCGGAAGTGGTCTATCGAATTCGCCAACACGGGGAATGGCCTCGTTATCAAACCGAAATTCATTTTTCCGCGCCGCAGTCCGTTCACTCCAGCGCCGCCGATTCAATCATGAATTACTTCATCGGAACTAAGGCAGGCACACCATTAATCGCTCCGAAAATCAGCTAAATATGGCCCGCCGTAGCAACGACTCCCTCGTTTTTGATACCATCCAGTTGGAAGGTGGCCTGCTGGTGCCCGCAGTGCTGGAAAAGGTGGCTCGCGGAGAGCACTCCGATCAATCGGCAGCCGAT
This portion of the Actomonas aquatica genome encodes:
- a CDS encoding DEAD/DEAH box helicase, translating into MDSVFKFRDELIGSYESFSRSFTRIQAEDIREHVEAEYQRKRYWPEPLIQINPNYLRARNVDQLVEEGSLHPTCKTIFRFKTDTGEQPLRLFQHQQEALSKAAGSSSQSYVVTTGTGSGKSLSFFIPIIDRILKAKDADSTPRTRAIIIYPMNALANSQLEEVRKFLGNLAPADSSIRVDRYTGQEDDKIRKEIAANPPDILLTNFMMLELILTRYEETDRLVVDHCRGLEYLVLDELHTYRGRQGADVAMLVRRLRERFHSKNLICIGTSATMSSTGSQQDRKRTVAEVASKLFGQNIPPENVIGETLERVTNPKLGLDAIKPLLKASLSRKEFAWPTFQAFRDDPVSVWVELKLGIHFPSEGSPERAKPISLTDAASELAIDAGIESEMAHEALERFLVAAQSEQGPDGRAPFAFKLHQFISGPGKVHCTLEPEGKRLVTLDAQRFAPSRQDEAIFLFPTHFCRECGQEYHPVWEDTKSSPNYTPREIDDVGGEDREDRSGFLAACRGEQNFKGEITDYPDTWLDYSKDEPKLKPTYRACKVTAVKVGANGCLGQGQDYWFIPGKFRFCLNCSQVHEAYGRDINRLSGLSGEGRSSATTIITLTVLRQLYAQEFPKDFGGNDPRKLLGFSDNRQDAALQAGHFNDFVYLLIIRAGLLGALRNNDGVLDEEQLPDAVFEALGFGDNDPGVLAEYLRDPTILGLGLKTAQKAIRYVIGYRLIRDLRKGWRFNNPNLHQLKLIELGYDSLDEFCAHQASFESNNILARLTPDERHELAKLVFDEMVKNLCVETRFLDGAEHERMANPVGQYLTERWAFGWDERLDTTRYLILDKRPDGKGKGRKRLDLIGGGTNSRLVRLIKYAKFWDRSSFGKPTAPFSNQELVEMCQAFLKAAATHGYVQSHGLDNNKLVGWTLKSSALQWVMKGDDADAVTGSQNRFFRELYLTVSEILTSKSHQLFDFRAHEHTAQVDAEKRKSIEQLFRRSERDVADWKSVEGNTGPMPRLPVLFCSPTMELGVDISSLNTVYLRNMPPTPANYAQRSGRAGRSGQAALVVTYCAAMSPHDQWFFNHQSDMVHGVVKAPTLELANRDLVESHLHAVWLATVEYQLATSIAPMLDLDSPLKPLLQDIQSRLEKPEVTARALAQAREVLFHVKDELNAHNASWFTDDFVEQTIRKSAQTFDEAFSRWRTLYDGVQKQMEAADKVVRSPATSARDRENANRRYQDAKNQLTLLLKSDGSSLNNDFYTFRYLASQGFLPGYNFPRLPLMAWIPATGRKANGKDDRGSMVSRPRFLALAEFGPRSLIYHEGKMFRVDRTKLNIQSSDSISANSELATVNALVCTRCGHGHLGNNEQPMPSESTCDHCGQALTDDGLVKGLFRIETVETKVQERISVNEEERQRQGFELQTTYRFLPGPNGVPEVNYSEVETGGESIAKLTYSPSARIWRINKGWRRRKNKKQLGFAINPITGQWSKLDDPDTDNVEENPDATGVVNQPAQLVVPYVEDHRNILIFSPEKVLSEAAMATLQAALKRGITQTFQIEDSELVVEPLPDRSNRRSILFYEAAEGGAGVLSRIASPDYRDQLAIVARTALSVLHFDLPETGVLSSDDLPKCEVLTEAGERICEAGCYQCLLSYYNQPDHELINRRDPSIQQLLVQLANGVVMPSTVPLPKSTVGPLGAWLSALREAGLRLPDETEKSIADGRAVADAVYKSSRALVFLNQPADEISAYARDRGFEVIVFPTPQDEWPTVFAQHPAVFGSPSARA
- a CDS encoding SNF2-related protein, translating into MSFATATEFSPGTLLRARGREWVVQPGSNVDLLHLRPLGGSDEDITTLIPELEFEAPEPATFPEPDPTKRGNHTAALLLRDALQLKLRSGAGPFRSFANIAVEPRAYQLVPLLMALRQPTVRLLIADDVGIGKTIEAGLIVRELHDRGEITRFAVLCPPHLVEQWQAELNRHFHFHAVALTASSVTRLEKSLPHGVSLFEQHPVVVVSLDYIKSDRHRAHFLSIAPECIVVDEAHTCAAAGKGKQLRFELLQQLTEQPDRHLILLTATPHSGDDAAFHNLLSLLRPDFAELAEADETTRRSLREELARYFVQRRRKDIEDKEWQDGSVFPRRLTAEITYRLTGAWGEFFDAVQDYCVQLANRAEASDSSGRHMIWYATLALLRCVSSSPASAERALTTRLSGTQEEMEALADEERVQDGDSSELSVNDLEPAAALDTDGTLKGLIERARQLSGQRGDPKLKALVGHLKELMEKGSRPVVFCRYIATAGYVADELRKHFKNATVDAVTGEFTSEEREERVGHLAEADNPILVATDCLSEGINLQHGFNAVIHYDLAWNPTRHEQREGRVDRFGQKSQDVHCTMLYGQDNPVDGFVLNVILRKAETIREKLGVMVPLPSDQQRISQALIKATLLRGRQAELNSQQLDLGLEAQIEAELKPLTTAWEDAMEKAKANRTVFAQRRIKPEDVLPEWRRQLDLIGNEHAIARFVANACARLGSALEPSRGIWRFVPGNLPGTLRERLAEERLDKSHTIDFHYPPAQGALFIHRTHPLVSILADSLLEGALQDETPLAARCAVTVTPDVPIVTTLFLLRLRYQLIHQKRDSFRTLMAEEAVALACEGRESPTWLDDASVLRLIEVKPAGNLGSDASTREISHALGLLRSNTARLETIAKERADALLQDHRRVREAARDQGSYSVTACLPVDVIGVYVLLPDNL